In the genome of Rhodoplanes sp. Z2-YC6860, one region contains:
- a CDS encoding response regulator transcription factor, with the protein MHKVLIVDDSKLARMVIASAFRRVRPDWQLTEAANAEDALKAIASGAVEIVLVDFNMPGTDGLEVVSRIRSTQPNMPVAVVSANIQDEIIARARELKAAFIAKPLTDEALGAFLSGAALRLKKSV; encoded by the coding sequence ATGCATAAAGTACTCATTGTCGACGATAGCAAGCTCGCCAGGATGGTGATTGCGAGCGCTTTTCGGCGGGTTCGGCCGGATTGGCAGCTGACGGAGGCAGCAAATGCCGAAGATGCCCTGAAGGCCATCGCTTCGGGTGCGGTCGAAATTGTTCTCGTGGACTTCAACATGCCGGGCACCGATGGCCTGGAAGTTGTGTCCCGCATCCGATCCACCCAGCCAAATATGCCCGTGGCTGTTGTCTCGGCGAACATCCAGGATGAGATAATCGCGCGGGCGCGGGAACTAAAGGCGGCATTTATAGCTAAGCCTTTGACGGACGAGGCTCTTGGAGCGTTTTTGTCCGGCGCTGCGCTCCGTTTGAAAAAATCCGTGTAA
- a CDS encoding chemotaxis protein CheX produces the protein MASDLTELTEIERDAISEIANVGVSRAAASLRQMVGEQVLLSVPSVRIVSRQEAAKLVEGGNSPKLVAVQQSFEGPFSGRALLIFPQAQSLELVRSIVGAEHSLEDVIDLEQEALAETGNIILNACLATIANVLRKTMRMSLPSVIRGDGATMFETNKSNSDGNLVLFLYIDFTIRNRDIRGFIALLMDLPSITALKEIVKDFIAGIDKQHVG, from the coding sequence ATGGCGTCTGACCTGACTGAGCTGACTGAGATCGAACGCGATGCGATTTCGGAAATCGCCAACGTGGGCGTCAGTCGGGCGGCAGCCAGCCTCAGGCAGATGGTCGGCGAGCAGGTGTTGCTCTCGGTGCCCTCTGTCAGGATTGTGAGCCGGCAGGAAGCAGCCAAACTGGTGGAGGGGGGCAACTCTCCCAAGCTCGTTGCAGTACAGCAGTCTTTCGAGGGGCCATTCTCCGGTCGGGCGTTGTTGATCTTTCCGCAGGCTCAAAGCCTGGAACTCGTCCGCTCCATTGTGGGCGCGGAGCACTCGCTGGAAGACGTCATTGACCTGGAACAAGAGGCACTAGCGGAAACTGGCAACATCATCCTGAATGCCTGTCTCGCAACGATTGCCAACGTGCTCCGCAAGACAATGCGCATGTCGCTTCCTTCGGTAATCCGTGGGGATGGTGCAACGATGTTCGAAACTAATAAATCCAACTCCGATGGCAACCTGGTTCTATTTCTTTACATCGATTTCACGATCAGGAACCGTGACATTCGGGGCTTCATTGCTTTGCTGATGGATTTGCCTTCGATCACGGCACTGAAAGAGATTGTGAAGGATTTCATCGCTGGAATCGACAAGCAACATGTTGGCTGA